A window of uncultured Gellertiella sp. genomic DNA:
GCGCGCCGATACCGGCCCGATTGGCGGCAATCTCAGCCATGAGTTCATCATCCTGGCCGAGACCGGCGAATCGGAAGTGTTCTGCCACAAGGATTTCGTCAATTTCGACGTGCCCGCCGAAAATACCGATTTCGACGATGTCGGCGGTCTGAAGGCGATCTTCGACCAGTGGACCTCGGTCTATGCCGCCACCTCTGAAATGCATGACGAAGCGGCCTTCGATGCCATTCCGCAGGCCGACCGGCTTTCGGCACGCGGCATCGAGGTTGGCCATATCTTCTATTTCGGCACCAAATATTCCGACGCCATGGGCGCGCGCGTCCAGGGACCCGACGGCAAGGAACATGTTGTCCACATGGGTTCCTATGGTATCGGCCCGACACGCCTTGTTCCCGCCATCATTGAAGCTTCGCATGACGAGAATGGCATCATCTGGCCAGCCTCGGTTGCACCTTTCGATGTCGTCATCATCAACATGAAGTCAGGCGATGCGGCCTGCGACGGGGCTTGCGAGACGATCTACAACGCGCTTTCGAAGGCCGGCAAGGATGTGCTGCTCGATGACACGGATGACCGTGCGGGCACCAAATTTGCCACCGCCGACCTGATCGGCGTGCCGACGCAGATCATCGCCGGTCCGCGGTCGGTTGCCTCGGGCGAAATCGAGATCAAGGACCGCAAGTCCGGCCATCGCGAAACGCTGACCATCGAAGCGGCCATCAACAAGCTGCTTGGCTGACAGTATCGGAGCGGGAGACATCATGGCGCAAAACGCGGCGGCAGGCGAGGCGACCCCATCGGCAAAGGCGGTGATGGGGCGGCCCTTTTCGGTGTTCGAGCGCATGGTCGCGTGGCGCTACCTGAGGGCAAGGCGCAAGGAAGCCTATATTTCGGTCATCGCCGGATTTTCGTTTCTCGGCATCCTGCTCGGCGTGGCAACCCTGATCATCGTCATGGCGGTGATGAACGGCTTTCGCACCGAGCTGATCTCGCGCATCCTTGGGCTGAACGGCCACATGATCATCTCGGCCGCCGACAGCCCGCTCGACAACTACCCGGATCTCGCCACCAAATTTGCAGCCGTGCCCGGCGTCACCATGGCGCTGCCGATGGTCGAGGGACAGACGCTCGCCTCCGGCAAGGGGGGCGCGGGAACGGGGGCGCTGGTGCGCGGCCTGCGCACCGAAGACATGACCAAGCTCGAAGTCGTCTCGAAGAATCTGAAGGCCGGTGACTTGGTGGGCTTTGCTGCGGGCAGCGGCGTTCTGATCGGCACCCGCATGGCGACCGATCTCGGCATTGGCGTCGGCGACCAGATCACCCTGATTTCCCCCGAGGGCGACGTGACGCCGATGGGCGTCAATCCCCGCGTCAAGTCCTATACGGTCTCCGGCCTGTTCGAGGTCGGCATGTCGGAATATGACAGCGGCATCATCTTCATGCCGCTGGAGGAGGCGCAGCTCTATTTCAATGCCGAAGGCATCGTTCAGTCGATCGAGCTTTTCGTCAGCAATCCCGACAAGATCGATGAGATCAGGCCGCTGGTCGAGGCTGCCGCAGGCCGGGCGATTGCGATTACCGACTGGCGCGAGCGCAACAAGACCTTCTTCTCCGCCCTGCAGGTGGAGCGCAACGTGATGTTCATGATCCTGACGCTGATCGTCATCGTCGCCGCCCTCAACATCATTTCCGGGCTGATCATGCTGGTGAAGGACAAGGGCCGCGATATCGCCATCCTGCGCACCATGGGAGCAACGTCAGGCTCGATCCTCAGGATCTTCTTCATGACCGGAGCGGCCATCGGTGTTTCCGGCACTCTTGCCGGCGTGGCGCTCGGCGTGGTCGTCTGCCTCAACATCGAGCGGATCCGCCAGTTCTTCAGCTGGATTTCCGGCACCCAGCTCTTCAATCCCGAACTCTATTTCCTCAGCCAGTTGCCCGCCGACATGAATGGTGGGGAAACAGTATCGGTGGTGATCATGGCCCTCGTGCTGTCGTTCATCGCGACGATCATTCCCGCCTGGCGGGCCTCGCGGCTCGATCCGGTGCAGGCGCTGCGCTATGAATAGGAAAGTCCAATCGTGATGGCAGCCAAAATCGCCCTTCAGCTTTCAGGCATCGAGCGCAGCTATGGTCAGGGGGATACCCTGCTGACCATCCTCAAGGATGCCAGCTTCTCGCTCCGCTCCGGGGAAATCGTCGCGCTGGTCGCGCCGTCAGGCACCGGCAAATCGACGCTCCTGCATGTTGCAGGCCTGCTGGAACATCCCGATGCCGGCGAGATCAGCATCAATGGCGAGGCCTGCAACGGGCTGTCCGACGACCGGCGCACCGCAATCCGCCGCGCCGAGATCGGCTTTGTCTACCAGTTCCATCACCTGCTGCCGGAATTCTCCGCGCTCGAAAACATCATGATGCCGCAACTGATCAGCGGACTTCCCCGCAAGGAGGCTGCCGAACGGGCGAAGGCGCTGCTCGACTACATGCGCATCGGCCACCGTGCCGATCATCGCCCGGCGGAACTGTCCGGCGGCGAACAGCAGCGGGTGGCCATTGCCCGTGCGGTGGCCAATGCGCCGATGGTGTTGCTGGCCGACGAGCCGACCGGCAATCTCGATCCCGAGACGGCCCATTACGTGTTCGAGGCGCTGGAGGCACTGGTGCGCCAGTCCGGCCTTGCCGCGCTGATTGCCACCCATAACCACGATCTCGCCGCCCGGATGGATCGCCGCGTGACGATTGAAGGCGGCAAGATCGTCGAATTCTGATCCTCCGCACCGTTCCGGCTTCTGTGCGCGCCCGCCCATCCCGGCGGGCGTAATGCTTTGTTCACCGTGATTCCCGAGCGTGCCCCGCAATGCCATTTTCCGGCATGCATCGCTTTTCTTTGGCTTGACAATGGAACAAAGACCGAACAAAATAAAAACATAAACCGAATGGAGAAGCCGACATGAACGACTATATCCGTGATGCCGCAGCCTTTTGTTCCATTGTGACCTTTGTCGCCAGCCTTTGCATCCTTGTCATGGCTTTTTAGGCGGCAGGCGCGACGACTGACTGTCGAAGGTCCGCCCTGCTTTTGACGGAACAGTCTCGCGCCTGCCTGATACATGCCAGCCGAAATACCCCTCCGTTCCGCCTCAGGCCTGTGGAAAGCGAGGGCAGGGGGTTCGGGTGCGGATCGCTGCTGGACATTGGGGTGCCAAAAGCCGAAAATCCGGCGATTCCGGAAACAGGCAGACAGGCACCCATGGCAGATCCAAAAGCGGCAGACGCGGGCACCGAAACTCCTGCCCGGCCGGCACCCGAATTCATTCATCTTCGCGTCCATTCCGCCTTCTCGCTGCTGGAGGGCGCGCTGCCGCTGAAGAAGATCCTCTACAAGGCGGTTGCCGACAACCAGCCGGCCATTGCCATTACCGATACCAACAACCTGTTCGTGGCGCTGGAATTTGCCGAGAAGGCGACCGGCGACGGCATTCAGCCGATCATCGGCTGCCAGCTGTCGATCGACATGGAAGATGGTCTCGACATCGAGCGGCGCGGCAATCAGGCCCATCTCGCCAAGCTGCCCGCCATCGTGCTGCTGGCCTCGGACGCGGATGGCTATGAGCGGCTGGTCGATATCGTCAGCCGGGCCTATCTCGGCGGCGAGGGCGGCGACCGTGCGGTGCATGTCAAGCGCTCCTGGCTCGACGAATATGGCACCGACGGGCTGATTGCGCTCACCGGCGCACTTGGCGGACCGGTCGATTGTCTGGTGCGCGAAGGACACCACGGCCCGGCGGAAACCCGGCTCAAGGCGCTGAAATCGCTGTTCGGCGACCGGCTCTATGTGGAATTGCAGCGGCACGGCAATTATGACCGGCGGCATGAGGCGCGAATGGTGGAACTGGCCTATCGCCACGACCTGCCGATTGTCGCGACCAACGAGGCCTTCTTCCCGACCGCCGATGACTATGACGCCCATGACGCGCTGATGGCGGTCGCCCACAATGCCATCGTCTCCGATGACAGCCGGTTCCGCCTGACCCCCGATCATTCGCTGAAAAGCCAGGCGGAGATGGCCCGGCTGTTTGCCGACCTGCCGGAGGCGTTGCAGAACACGGTGGAGATCGCCCGGCGCTGTTCCTTCGTGCTGAAGACCCGCAAGCCGATCCTGCCGCGTTTCACCGGTGCCAGCGACGATCCGGAAGAAGCCGAACGGGCGGAATCGGGCGAGTTGCGACGCCAGGCGGTCGAGGGGCTGGACGAGCGGCTGCGCCTGCTCGGAATGGCCCCCGGCTATACCGAACAGGAGTATCGCGACCGGCTGGAATTCGAGCTGTCGGTCATCGAGCGGATGAAGTTTCCGGGCTACTTCCTGATCGTTGCCGACTTCATCAAATGGGCAAAGAGCCATGATATCCCGGTCGGTCCGGGTCGTGGTTCCGGTGCGGGCTCGCTGGTCGCCTATGCGCTGACCATCACCGATGTCGATCCCCTGCGCTTCTCGCTGCTGTTCGAACGCTTCCTCAATCCCGAACGCGTCTCGATGCCCGACTTCGACATCGACTTCTGCCAGGACCGGCGTGAAGAGGTGATCCTTTACGTTCAGCAGAAATATGGTCGTGAGCAGGTGGCGCAGATCATCACCTTCGGTTCGCTGCAGGCACGCGCAGCACTGCGCGACGTCGGGCGCGTGCTCGAAATGCCCTATGGACAGGTCGACAAGATCTGCAAGCTGGTGCCGAACAACCCCGCCAATCCGACGCCGCTGTCGAAAGCCATCGAGGAAGAGCCGAAACTGCAGGAGGAGGCGGAGAGGGAGCCCGTCGTCGCCCGGCTTCTCGACATCGCCCAGAAGATCGAAGGCCTCTATCGCCACGCGTCCACCCATGCCGCCGGCATCGTGATCGGCGACCGGCCGCTGTCGAAGCTCGTGCCGATGTATCGCGACCCGCGCTCCGACATGCCGGTCACCCAGTTCAACATGAAATGGGTGGAACAGGCCGGCCTGGTGAAATTCGACTTTCTCGGGCTGAAAACGCTGACGGTCATCAAGGTTGCCGTCGATTTCATCGCCAAGCGCAATATCGCGGTCGATATTCCGGCTCTGCCGCTCGATGATGCGAAAACCTACGAGATGCTGTCCCGCGGCGAAACGGTCGGCGTGTTCCAGGTGGAAAGTGCCGGCATGCGCAAGGCGCTGATCGGCATGCGGCCGGACCGGATCGAGGATGTCATCGCGCTGGTGGCGCTCTATCGCCCGGGCCCGATGGAAAACATTCCGGTCTATAACGCCCGCAAGCATGGCGAGGAGGAGATCGAATCGATTCATCCGATGATCGACAGCCTGCTTGCCGAAACCCAGGGCGTCATCGTCTACCAGGAACAGGTGATGCAGATCGCCCAGGTCCTGTCGGGCTATTCGCTCGGCGAAGCCGATCTGCTGCGCCGCGCCATGGGCAAGAAGATCAAGGAGGAAATGGACCAGCAGCGCGCCCGCTTCGTCGAGGGAGCAATGCGCAATGCCGTGCCAAAGCCGCAGGCCAACAACATCTTCGACCTGCTGGCGAAATTCGCCAATTACGGCTTCAACAAGTCGCATGCTGCGGCCTATGCCATCGTCTCCTACCAGACCGCCTATCTGAAGGCCCATTATCCGGTCGAATTCCTCGCCGCGTCGATGACGCTCGACATGTCGAACACCGACAAGATCAACGATTTCCGCCAGGATGCCAAACGGCTCGGCATTACCGTCATCCCGCCCTCGGTGCAGACCTCCTTCCGGCATTTTGAAACCGGCGAAAACCGGATCTGTTATGCGCTGGCGGCGATCAAGGGGGTCGGCGAATCCGCCGTCGAACATATCGTCGCGGTGCGTGGCGACACGCCCTTTGCCTCCATCGAGGATTTCTGCCTCCGGATCGATGCCAAGCAGATCAACCGGCGGGTGTTCGAAAGCCTGATCTCGGCGGGTGCCTTCGACTGCTTCGGCCATGACCGCGCGGTGCTGATCGCCGGGCTCGACCGGATCATCGGCTATGCCCAGCGCGCCCAGGAAAACAAGGTCAGCGGCCAGTCCGACATGTTCGGCGCGGGGGCGGCGACCGGACCCGAAGTGATCAGCTTCCCGCAGACGCCGCCCTGGCTGCCCTCCGAAAAGCTGCAGCGGGAATTCCAGGTGCTCGGCTTCTATCTCTCCGCCCATCCGCTCGATTCCTACCGGGCAACGCTGGAGAAGATGCGGGTGCAGACATTTGCCGATTTTTCGCAGGCCGTGAAGCAGGGGGCGCAATCGGGCCGGCTGGCCGGCACCGTCACCTCGAAACAGGAGCGCAAGACCCGTACAGGCAACAAGATGGGCATCGTCGCCTTTTCCGACAGTTCCGGCCAGTTCGAGGCGGTGCTGTTTTCCGAAGGGCTCGGGCAATATCGCGATCTGCTGGAGGCCGGAAAGTCGCTGGTGATCACCGTCCAGGCGGAAGAGCGCCCCGAAGGCATCGGGCTGCGCATCCAGACGGCCCAGTCGCTGGAGGAAAAATCGGTACAGATGCAGAAGGCTCTCCGCGTCTTTGTCCGCGACAGCGGCCCCTTGAAGGCAGTTGCCTCGCATCTCAACCAGCGCGGTGACGGACTGGTG
This region includes:
- a CDS encoding ABC transporter ATP-binding protein; this encodes MAAKIALQLSGIERSYGQGDTLLTILKDASFSLRSGEIVALVAPSGTGKSTLLHVAGLLEHPDAGEISINGEACNGLSDDRRTAIRRAEIGFVYQFHHLLPEFSALENIMMPQLISGLPRKEAAERAKALLDYMRIGHRADHRPAELSGGEQQRVAIARAVANAPMVLLADEPTGNLDPETAHYVFEALEALVRQSGLAALIATHNHDLAARMDRRVTIEGGKIVEF
- a CDS encoding lipoprotein-releasing ABC transporter permease subunit; this translates as MAQNAAAGEATPSAKAVMGRPFSVFERMVAWRYLRARRKEAYISVIAGFSFLGILLGVATLIIVMAVMNGFRTELISRILGLNGHMIISAADSPLDNYPDLATKFAAVPGVTMALPMVEGQTLASGKGGAGTGALVRGLRTEDMTKLEVVSKNLKAGDLVGFAAGSGVLIGTRMATDLGIGVGDQITLISPEGDVTPMGVNPRVKSYTVSGLFEVGMSEYDSGIIFMPLEEAQLYFNAEGIVQSIELFVSNPDKIDEIRPLVEAAAGRAIAITDWRERNKTFFSALQVERNVMFMILTLIVIVAALNIISGLIMLVKDKGRDIAILRTMGATSGSILRIFFMTGAAIGVSGTLAGVALGVVVCLNIERIRQFFSWISGTQLFNPELYFLSQLPADMNGGETVSVVIMALVLSFIATIIPAWRASRLDPVQALRYE
- a CDS encoding proline--tRNA ligase: MRLSRYFMPILKENPKEAEIVSHRLMLRTGMIRQQSQGIYSWLPLGKRVLDKVNRIIREEQDRSGAIELSMPTLQSAELWQESGRYDAYGKEMLRIRDRQDRQMLYGPTNEEMITDIFRSTVKSYKSLPLNLYHIQLKFRDEIRPRFGTMRSREFLMKDAYSFDLTREGAEHSYNRMFAAYLRTFSRMGLRAIPMRADTGPIGGNLSHEFIILAETGESEVFCHKDFVNFDVPAENTDFDDVGGLKAIFDQWTSVYAATSEMHDEAAFDAIPQADRLSARGIEVGHIFYFGTKYSDAMGARVQGPDGKEHVVHMGSYGIGPTRLVPAIIEASHDENGIIWPASVAPFDVVIINMKSGDAACDGACETIYNALSKAGKDVLLDDTDDRAGTKFATADLIGVPTQIIAGPRSVASGEIEIKDRKSGHRETLTIEAAINKLLG
- the dnaE gene encoding DNA polymerase III subunit alpha, with product MADPKAADAGTETPARPAPEFIHLRVHSAFSLLEGALPLKKILYKAVADNQPAIAITDTNNLFVALEFAEKATGDGIQPIIGCQLSIDMEDGLDIERRGNQAHLAKLPAIVLLASDADGYERLVDIVSRAYLGGEGGDRAVHVKRSWLDEYGTDGLIALTGALGGPVDCLVREGHHGPAETRLKALKSLFGDRLYVELQRHGNYDRRHEARMVELAYRHDLPIVATNEAFFPTADDYDAHDALMAVAHNAIVSDDSRFRLTPDHSLKSQAEMARLFADLPEALQNTVEIARRCSFVLKTRKPILPRFTGASDDPEEAERAESGELRRQAVEGLDERLRLLGMAPGYTEQEYRDRLEFELSVIERMKFPGYFLIVADFIKWAKSHDIPVGPGRGSGAGSLVAYALTITDVDPLRFSLLFERFLNPERVSMPDFDIDFCQDRREEVILYVQQKYGREQVAQIITFGSLQARAALRDVGRVLEMPYGQVDKICKLVPNNPANPTPLSKAIEEEPKLQEEAEREPVVARLLDIAQKIEGLYRHASTHAAGIVIGDRPLSKLVPMYRDPRSDMPVTQFNMKWVEQAGLVKFDFLGLKTLTVIKVAVDFIAKRNIAVDIPALPLDDAKTYEMLSRGETVGVFQVESAGMRKALIGMRPDRIEDVIALVALYRPGPMENIPVYNARKHGEEEIESIHPMIDSLLAETQGVIVYQEQVMQIAQVLSGYSLGEADLLRRAMGKKIKEEMDQQRARFVEGAMRNAVPKPQANNIFDLLAKFANYGFNKSHAAAYAIVSYQTAYLKAHYPVEFLAASMTLDMSNTDKINDFRQDAKRLGITVIPPSVQTSFRHFETGENRICYALAAIKGVGESAVEHIVAVRGDTPFASIEDFCLRIDAKQINRRVFESLISAGAFDCFGHDRAVLIAGLDRIIGYAQRAQENKVSGQSDMFGAGAATGPEVISFPQTPPWLPSEKLQREFQVLGFYLSAHPLDSYRATLEKMRVQTFADFSQAVKQGAQSGRLAGTVTSKQERKTRTGNKMGIVAFSDSSGQFEAVLFSEGLGQYRDLLEAGKSLVITVQAEERPEGIGLRIQTAQSLEEKSVQMQKALRVFVRDSGPLKAVASHLNQRGDGLVSFVVIKEDGKREIEVELQDKYRISPEIAAAMRSAPGVIDVELV